The Rhodococcus opacus B4 genome contains the following window.
TCCAGGTGGGCGGCGAGGTCGTCGGGCCGCTCGATGCGGGCACAGTAGCGGGAGACCTCGGTGAACAGCCGGACCGCGTGGATCGAGCCGGATCGGCCGCTCGAATCCTGGAAGGCGCCGGTGCCCTCGAGGGGGGTGGGTGGCTGCCCGATCAGGGCCAGCACCGGCACTTTCGAGGTGTAGGACTCGGCGAGCCCGGCCACCAGGTTCATCGCGCCGCCGCCGGAGGTCGCGGCCACCACCCCGAGGCCGCCGGTGCTGCGGGCGTAGCCGTCGGCCATGGTGGCCGCGGCGAACTCGTGCTTGGCCACCACCCCCTGGACGGGGCGGTCGGTGGCGAACAGGGCGTCGTAGAGGTCTTCGATGTTGGCGCCGTCCACCCCGAAGATGTGGTGCACGTCCAGGTCGGCGACGGTGTCGACGAGGACGTCGACGACGCGTCGCCCACCCTGCTCGTGGGGCCGGGCTGGAGTTCCCATGATGTTCTCCCCTGAGCGGAATAACTGCGGGCGTTGTTCAGACGCGAGGGCGTTCGCGGTGGTGCGAGGTGAGGGGTGTGACTTCGACGCGGGGCCCCCACCGTGCGGCGCAGGCCCGCCGGTACTGCCCGGCGAGGGCGTGCAGCAGGATCACCCGCGCCGGTGCGGGCAGCACGTGGGCGACGAGCCGATACTGCTCGGCGTCGAGTCCGTCGAGGACCCAGGGCACCTCCCGCGCCAGCTCCAGCTTGGGTTTGTCCTTGACGATGTCGCGGCCCCAGTCCTCCCAGTGCCCGACGGTGATGGTGCGGGACACGACCGGCATCATCTCGTCCTCCTCCCGGCGCAGATGCGGCAGCAGCGCCGCCTCGAGGCCGTCGAGTGCGACGACCACCGCCTGCCGGGCGTCGGTGGAGCCGTCGTCGCGGTAGGCGCCGGCGGCGGAACAGAGGCGGTCGATCTCCGGGGAGATGTGGGTGTGGTCGGCGTCCATCCGGTCGAGCAGGGTACCGGCGCCGGGGTTGAGTCGCCGGATCAGCGGCCACAGGTTCTCGTCCTCGGTGCGGTGGTGGTAGCGCAGATAGTCCATCATCCACAGGAGGTGGTCGGCGACAGCGATGCGTTGGGACTGCGCCGGCGGGGTCGGTGCGGTGAGGACGGTGCGGGCCCGTCCCAGGTCGCGGCGCAGGGCGTCGTGCAGGATCCCCATCATCCGGGTGTCGGCGGGAGCGGCCCGATCGGTGCTCATTGCGGGTCGCCTGCTTCGAGGAGTGTTCTCGCGTGCTCGAGGTTGCTGCGGACGTCGCGGGCGTACAGTTTCGCGACGATTCCGTCGGCGAGTGCGCCGAATATGCCGCCGAGGGACCCGGATTCCTGGTGATAGGTGACCCGGGTGCCCCGGTCGGTGGATTCGAACAGGGTTTCGGTCTCGTACGGGACCGGACTGTCGGTGCCGCGGCGGCGCAGATACTTGCCCTGCTCGATGTCGGTGAGTTCCTCGGTGATCTCGAGTTGCCGGCCGGCGACCTCGACCACACCGTGCACGACCGAGCCGACCTCACCGGCCTGACCCGAGACCAACTCGTACGAGATCACATTGGTCATGAACAGCGTCACGTTGCCGGGATCCTGAATGAAAGTGAAAACTTCCTCGATGGGGCGGTCGATGACGACGGATTCCTCGGCGACAATCATGATGACTCCAGTCTGGAAAGGGGGTTCATTGCTGGGACTCGCAGTAGTGCGGCGCCCTGCTCGACCTGGTTTTCACGATCGCTGGCGCAGCATCATCTCCCCGAGGGCGATGTCGTATTCGCCTGTCGTGTTGTCGAATCGG
Protein-coding sequences here:
- a CDS encoding SRPBCC family protein, whose amino-acid sequence is MIVAEESVVIDRPIEEVFTFIQDPGNVTLFMTNVISYELVSGQAGEVGSVVHGVVEVAGRQLEITEELTDIEQGKYLRRRGTDSPVPYETETLFESTDRGTRVTYHQESGSLGGIFGALADGIVAKLYARDVRSNLEHARTLLEAGDPQ
- a CDS encoding hemerythrin domain-containing protein, producing MSTDRAAPADTRMMGILHDALRRDLGRARTVLTAPTPPAQSQRIAVADHLLWMMDYLRYHHRTEDENLWPLIRRLNPGAGTLLDRMDADHTHISPEIDRLCSAAGAYRDDGSTDARQAVVVALDGLEAALLPHLRREEDEMMPVVSRTITVGHWEDWGRDIVKDKPKLELAREVPWVLDGLDAEQYRLVAHVLPAPARVILLHALAGQYRRACAARWGPRVEVTPLTSHHRERPRV